Proteins encoded by one window of Verrucomicrobiota bacterium:
- the groL gene encoding chaperonin GroEL (60 kDa chaperone family; promotes refolding of misfolded polypeptides especially under stressful conditions; forms two stacked rings of heptamers to form a barrel-shaped 14mer; ends can be capped by GroES; misfolded proteins enter the barrel where they are refolded when GroES binds), which yields MAAKQFIFDEDARRAVLSGIEQLSRAVKATLGPKGRNVVLDKKFGSPLITKDGVTVAKEIELKDPYENMGAQLVREVASKTSDVAGDGTTTATILAEAIYREGLKNVVAGANPMALKRGIDKAVEAVVGELATLAKKVKDSKEISAVAAISANNDTEIGKIIADAMDKVGKDGTITVDEAKGIDTVLDVVEGMQFDKGYLSPYFVTNPDTMEAELEDALILLHEKKISNLKDMLPLLEKVAQTGKPFVIIAEDVEGEALATLVVNKIRGVLKATAVKAPGFGDRRKAMLQDIAVLTGGQFISEDLGIKLEGVKLEDLGRAKRVVIDKENTTIIEGAGKKADIQARVEQIKKEIDDTTSDYDREKLQERLAKLAGGVAVVKVGAATETEMKEKKARVEDALHATRAAVEEGIVAGGGVALLRCADKLADLKLKGDEKTGAEIVRRALSEPIRQLAANAGADGSIVIEKVRSGNKDFGYNVATDTYEDLVKAGVIDPKKVTRIALQNASSIAGLLLTTEALVTEIPEKEKAGPPMPPGGYGGDMY from the coding sequence ATGGCAGCAAAGCAATTCATATTCGACGAGGACGCCCGGCGCGCTGTCCTGAGCGGCATCGAACAGCTCAGCCGCGCCGTGAAGGCCACCCTCGGCCCGAAGGGGCGTAACGTCGTGCTGGACAAGAAGTTCGGCTCGCCCTTGATCACCAAGGACGGCGTCACCGTCGCCAAGGAAATCGAACTGAAAGATCCCTACGAGAACATGGGCGCCCAGCTCGTGCGCGAAGTCGCCTCCAAGACGAGCGACGTCGCGGGCGACGGCACGACCACGGCGACGATCCTCGCCGAGGCCATCTACCGCGAAGGCCTCAAGAACGTCGTCGCGGGCGCCAACCCCATGGCCCTCAAGCGCGGCATCGACAAGGCGGTCGAAGCCGTCGTGGGCGAGCTGGCCACCCTGGCCAAGAAGGTGAAGGACAGCAAAGAGATCTCGGCCGTGGCCGCCATCAGCGCCAACAACGACACCGAGATCGGCAAGATCATTGCCGACGCCATGGACAAGGTCGGCAAGGACGGCACGATCACCGTCGACGAAGCCAAGGGCATCGATACGGTCCTTGACGTGGTCGAGGGAATGCAGTTCGACAAGGGCTACCTCTCGCCCTACTTCGTGACCAACCCCGACACGATGGAGGCCGAGCTCGAGGACGCCCTCATCCTGCTCCACGAGAAGAAGATCTCCAACCTCAAGGACATGCTGCCCCTGCTCGAGAAGGTGGCTCAGACCGGCAAGCCTTTCGTGATCATCGCCGAGGATGTCGAGGGCGAGGCGCTCGCCACGCTCGTCGTGAACAAGATCCGCGGCGTCCTCAAGGCCACGGCAGTCAAAGCCCCCGGCTTCGGCGATCGCCGAAAGGCCATGCTCCAGGACATCGCCGTGCTCACCGGCGGCCAGTTCATCAGCGAAGACCTCGGCATCAAGCTCGAAGGCGTCAAGCTTGAGGACCTCGGGCGCGCTAAGCGCGTCGTGATCGACAAGGAGAACACGACGATCATCGAGGGCGCCGGCAAGAAGGCCGACATCCAGGCTCGCGTCGAGCAGATCAAGAAGGAGATCGACGACACCACCAGCGACTACGACCGCGAGAAGCTCCAGGAGCGGCTCGCCAAGCTCGCCGGAGGCGTCGCCGTCGTCAAGGTCGGCGCTGCCACCGAGACCGAGATGAAGGAGAAGAAGGCCCGCGTCGAGGACGCCCTCCACGCGACCCGCGCGGCCGTCGAGGAAGGCATCGTCGCCGGCGGCGGCGTGGCCCTGCTGCGCTGCGCCGACAAGCTGGCCGACCTCAAGCTCAAAGGCGACGAGAAGACCGGTGCCGAGATCGTGCGGCGCGCGCTGTCCGAGCCCATCCGCCAGCTCGCCGCCAACGCGGGCGCGGACGGCTCGATCGTCATCGAGAAAGTCCGCTCGGGCAACAAGGATTTCGGCTACAATGTCGCCACCGATACCTACGAGGACCTGGTCAAGGCGGGCGTGATCGACCCGAAGAAGGTCACCCGCATCGCCCTCCAGAACGCCTCGTCGATCGCCGGACTCCTGCTGACGACCGAGGCGCTCGTGACCGAGATCCCCGAGAAAGAGAAAGCCGGCCCGCCGATGCCCCCGGGCGGCTACGGCGGCGACATGTACTAA
- the rpoZ gene encoding DNA-directed RNA polymerase subunit omega has protein sequence MSLNPFQLVLIGAERARQLMRGSRPMIQTRANHPSAIVLEEFASGLLKAEPLDEVPIIWSTPISEIETD, from the coding sequence ATGTCGCTGAATCCGTTCCAACTTGTGCTGATCGGAGCGGAGCGCGCCCGTCAGCTCATGCGCGGCTCGCGCCCCATGATCCAGACGCGCGCGAACCATCCCAGCGCCATCGTGCTCGAGGAGTTCGCCTCCGGATTGCTCAAGGCCGAACCGCTGGACGAGGTCCCCATCATCTGGTCCACGCCCATCAGCGAAATCGAAACGGACTGA
- a CDS encoding zinc ribbon domain-containing protein: protein MPTYDYECQRCKHTFEAFQSMTEKPLSKCPECGGRVRRLIGAGAGIIFKGSGFYATDYRSKSYAKGAKADAPAAEPGSKPACPAGKSGGCPGGACGRSSKTD, encoded by the coding sequence ATGCCAACCTACGACTACGAGTGTCAGCGCTGCAAACACACCTTCGAGGCGTTCCAGAGCATGACCGAGAAGCCGTTGTCCAAGTGCCCCGAATGCGGCGGCCGGGTCCGCCGCCTCATCGGAGCGGGCGCCGGCATCATCTTCAAAGGCTCCGGCTTCTACGCCACCGACTACCGAAGCAAAAGCTACGCGAAAGGCGCCAAGGCGGACGCCCCTGCCGCCGAGCCCGGCTCGAAACCAGCCTGTCCGGCCGGCAAGAGCGGAGGCTGCCCCGGAGGCGCGTGCGGCCGTTCCAGCAAAACTGACTGA
- a CDS encoding trypsin-like peptidase domain-containing protein — protein sequence MKRIILVSAAMVAASICLAARGAAQQPDELRRNAVVRAVEKAGPAVVNIGAERIIVVRRDPFWELFGDQTPYERYGKAYSLGSGVIIDPDGYIVTNEHVIRRASGIHVTVPNKDTAYEARLIASHPEHDIALIKIDVEEPLHYLEFADSDDLLIGETAIAIGNSYGLENTVTSGVVSATRRSITARGQVIFTDFIQTDAAINPGNSGGALVDIYGRLIGINSAMRYGAENIGFAIPINKVKQSLEMLLDPRQLKQLWVGVVLDPDDREHCTIIAVDPKSPADLAGLKPGDVLTSIDGDPIRGSYDYGLDMVKKSAGDEVRIGLERNGMPQTLTLKLTAAPKPSGKDLALKRFGLQVRDFTKDDAEGRHLDLKGGVLVTGVEKDSPAANKRLREGDIIVRVGVTFGIFSIPDLEHLGMLLEQLEPGDEALFAVVRDDYLLINYLTAR from the coding sequence ATGAAGCGCATCATCCTCGTGAGCGCCGCGATGGTCGCGGCGTCGATCTGCCTCGCCGCCCGGGGCGCCGCCCAGCAACCCGACGAGCTGCGCCGCAACGCCGTCGTGCGTGCCGTCGAGAAGGCCGGCCCCGCCGTGGTCAACATCGGCGCCGAGCGCATCATCGTCGTGCGCCGCGACCCGTTCTGGGAGCTGTTCGGCGACCAGACACCCTATGAGCGGTACGGCAAGGCCTACAGCCTCGGCTCGGGCGTCATCATCGACCCCGACGGCTACATCGTGACCAACGAGCACGTCATCCGCCGCGCCTCAGGCATCCACGTCACCGTGCCCAACAAAGACACCGCTTACGAGGCCAGGCTCATCGCCTCGCACCCCGAACACGACATCGCGCTGATCAAGATCGACGTCGAAGAACCACTGCACTACCTCGAGTTCGCCGACAGCGACGACCTGCTCATCGGCGAGACCGCCATCGCCATCGGCAACTCCTACGGCCTGGAGAACACCGTCACCAGCGGCGTCGTGAGCGCCACCCGGCGCTCGATCACCGCTCGCGGCCAAGTCATCTTCACCGACTTCATCCAGACCGACGCCGCCATCAACCCCGGCAACAGCGGCGGCGCGCTCGTCGACATCTACGGCCGGCTCATCGGCATCAACAGCGCTATGCGCTACGGCGCCGAGAACATCGGCTTCGCCATCCCCATCAACAAGGTCAAGCAGTCGCTCGAGATGCTGCTGGACCCCCGCCAGCTCAAGCAGCTCTGGGTTGGCGTCGTCCTCGACCCCGACGACCGCGAGCACTGCACCATCATCGCCGTCGATCCCAAGAGCCCCGCAGACCTCGCCGGCCTCAAGCCCGGCGACGTGCTTACCTCCATCGACGGCGACCCTATACGCGGCAGCTACGACTACGGCCTCGACATGGTCAAGAAAAGCGCCGGCGACGAGGTCCGCATCGGTCTCGAGCGCAACGGCATGCCGCAGACGCTTACCCTCAAACTCACTGCCGCGCCCAAACCCTCGGGCAAGGACCTCGCCCTCAAACGCTTCGGACTCCAGGTGCGCGACTTCACCAAAGACGACGCTGAGGGCCGCCACCTCGACCTCAAAGGCGGCGTGCTCGTCACCGGGGTCGAGAAAGACAGCCCTGCTGCGAACAAGCGCCTGCGCGAAGGCGATATCATCGTGCGTGTCGGCGTGACCTTCGGCATCTTCAGCATCCCGGACCTCGAACACCTCGGCATGCTCCTTGAACAGCTCGAACCCGGCGACGAAGCCCTCTTTGCCGTCGTCCGCGACGACTATCTCCTCATCAACTACCTCACCGCCAGGTGA
- a CDS encoding sulfite exporter TauE/SafE family protein, translating into MELKLLLLVPIAFVCEYCDSSLGMGYGTILTPVLMVFFGFKPMDVVPAVLMSEFVTGMAAAFAHHSFRNVRFERRSKDTKVAVVLAACSMVGTVGAVWLTTLISKETLTLIIGIIILSMGGVILVTLRWTPRFSWAKITAVGAVASFNKGLSGGGYGPLVMGGQMLSGVGVKNAIGITSLAEGLTCLVGVVVYAVLHPEVTWRLAPFLMLGALLSVPFAAHTVRRLPERLVKPAVAGIIFVLGCYTLARFIGWA; encoded by the coding sequence ATGGAGCTGAAGCTTCTGCTGCTTGTGCCGATCGCGTTCGTCTGCGAGTACTGCGATTCGAGCTTGGGAATGGGGTACGGGACGATTCTGACGCCCGTGTTGATGGTCTTCTTCGGGTTCAAGCCGATGGACGTGGTGCCGGCGGTGCTCATGTCGGAGTTTGTCACGGGGATGGCGGCGGCGTTTGCGCACCACAGCTTCCGCAATGTGCGGTTCGAACGCCGCTCGAAGGACACGAAAGTCGCCGTCGTGCTGGCGGCGTGTTCGATGGTGGGCACGGTGGGGGCCGTGTGGCTCACGACGCTGATCAGCAAGGAGACGCTGACGCTCATCATCGGCATCATCATTCTATCGATGGGCGGCGTGATTCTCGTCACGCTGCGGTGGACGCCGCGGTTCTCGTGGGCAAAGATCACGGCGGTGGGTGCGGTGGCCTCGTTCAACAAAGGGCTGAGTGGCGGCGGTTACGGGCCGCTTGTGATGGGCGGACAGATGCTCTCGGGCGTCGGGGTCAAGAACGCCATCGGGATCACGTCGCTGGCCGAGGGGCTCACGTGTCTCGTCGGCGTCGTTGTCTACGCGGTGCTGCACCCCGAGGTGACGTGGCGTCTGGCGCCATTTTTGATGCTGGGCGCGCTGCTGTCAGTGCCGTTTGCGGCGCACACAGTCAGGCGGCTACCGGAGCGACTCGTCAAACCGGCAGTGGCGGGCATCATCTTCGTGCTTGGCTGCTACACGCTGGCCAGGTTCATCGGTTGGGCGTAG
- a CDS encoding Rrf2 family transcriptional regulator translates to MKLTTKSEYSILALIHLARHKGDELVKMEGICTKYGIPKKYLEQLLFILKRSGYVRARRGAEGGYCLAKSPGAITLAEVIRLMDGALAPTESVSEYFFSHTPLEKEAKVIGVLTEIRDYVSERLEATTLADLV, encoded by the coding sequence ATGAAGCTCACGACTAAAAGTGAATACTCGATCCTGGCGCTCATTCATCTGGCGCGGCACAAGGGCGACGAGTTGGTCAAGATGGAGGGGATCTGCACCAAGTACGGCATTCCCAAGAAGTACCTGGAGCAGCTTCTGTTCATCCTCAAGCGTAGCGGCTACGTGCGGGCCAGGCGGGGCGCCGAGGGCGGGTACTGCTTGGCCAAGTCGCCTGGGGCGATCACGCTGGCCGAGGTGATCCGTCTGATGGATGGTGCGCTGGCGCCGACCGAGTCGGTGAGCGAGTACTTCTTCTCGCACACGCCGCTGGAGAAGGAGGCGAAGGTGATCGGGGTGCTTACGGAGATCCGTGACTACGTGTCTGAGCGGCTTGAGGCGACGACCTTGGCCGATCTTGTCTAG